From a region of the Haloferax volcanii DS2 genome:
- a CDS encoding DUF5812 family protein, translated as MTESESDTEAEAESERTGTFLVTAADEESAVLKDVHSGQVHALSSNPGVSEDEAVRGTVAPDPPMNVSWQLVEVESRWTVSVERSTESPTTNSRDIAADNPDGELVREERAGTGEIHVLSVPDDMTEQAVDDILDDREGLLSRAARLDVNRVEIRSQSGVVAVRYMP; from the coding sequence ATGACCGAGTCCGAGTCCGACACCGAGGCCGAGGCCGAGTCCGAGCGAACGGGAACGTTTCTCGTCACCGCCGCCGACGAGGAGTCGGCCGTCCTGAAGGACGTTCACTCCGGGCAGGTCCACGCGCTCTCGTCGAACCCCGGCGTCTCCGAGGACGAAGCCGTCCGCGGGACCGTCGCGCCCGACCCGCCGATGAACGTCTCGTGGCAGCTCGTGGAGGTCGAGTCGCGCTGGACCGTCTCCGTCGAGCGCTCGACCGAGTCGCCGACGACGAACTCCCGGGACATCGCCGCCGACAACCCCGACGGCGAACTCGTCCGCGAGGAACGCGCCGGAACCGGCGAGATTCACGTCCTGTCGGTCCCCGACGACATGACCGAACAGGCCGTCGACGACATCCTCGACGACAGAGAAGGTCTGCTCTCGCGGGCCGCCAGACTCGACGTGAACCGCGTCGAAATCCGCTCGCAGTCGGGCGTCGTCGCGGTCCGCTACATGCCCTGA
- the secF gene encoding protein translocase subunit SecF, which translates to MVEFTVPEVDYTRYTNRQLAAVPLAVLAVALLVIGGWYVATGAPVNPGVDFTGGTELRIATDAPQSEVAAAFDSQPESIRSVAADGTYVVTFQSGSATSTELQTQAEDAGFEVRSIDAVSANFGGETQLLALGGLAVAFAGMSVLVFAMFRSFVPSIAVVLSAFSDIVIPVALMNLFGIELSLGTVAALLMLIGYSVDSDILLNNHVLRRSGDFYESTARAMRTGVTMTLTSIAAMIVMTIMATLFGIQLLAAIGTVLVFGLTADLMNTYMLNVTLLRWYKFEGVTR; encoded by the coding sequence ATGGTTGAGTTTACGGTACCGGAGGTAGACTACACCCGGTACACGAATCGCCAACTCGCGGCCGTCCCCCTCGCGGTCCTCGCGGTGGCCCTACTGGTCATCGGTGGGTGGTACGTCGCGACTGGTGCGCCGGTGAATCCGGGCGTCGACTTCACCGGCGGTACCGAACTCCGCATCGCAACGGATGCCCCGCAAAGCGAGGTTGCCGCGGCCTTCGATAGCCAGCCCGAATCGATTCGCTCCGTCGCGGCCGACGGAACCTACGTCGTGACGTTCCAGTCGGGGAGCGCGACATCGACCGAACTCCAGACGCAGGCCGAGGACGCCGGCTTCGAAGTCAGGTCTATCGACGCCGTGTCGGCCAACTTCGGCGGCGAGACGCAACTGCTCGCCCTCGGCGGCCTCGCGGTCGCCTTCGCGGGCATGAGCGTCCTCGTGTTCGCCATGTTCCGCTCCTTTGTCCCCTCCATCGCGGTCGTCCTCTCGGCGTTCTCCGACATCGTCATCCCGGTGGCGCTGATGAACCTCTTCGGCATCGAACTGTCGTTGGGGACCGTCGCGGCGCTCCTGATGCTCATCGGGTACTCGGTGGACTCGGACATCCTCCTGAACAATCACGTCCTCCGGCGCTCCGGTGACTTCTACGAGTCGACCGCGCGCGCCATGCGCACCGGCGTGACCATGACGCTCACGTCTATCGCGGCGATGATCGTCATGACCATCATGGCGACGCTGTTCGGGATTCAACTGCTCGCAGCTATCGGGACGGTCCTCGTGTTCGGCCTCACCGCCGACCTGATGAACACCTACATGCTGAACGTGACCCTCCTTCGCTGGTACAAGTTCGAGGGGGTGACTCGATGA
- the secD gene encoding preprotein translocase subunit SecD, giving the protein MSTLRDNWRVIFLVAAILLSTFALFSPTMGNQSPIGEDDSATNLQFGLQLDGGTRIRAPLVGVTAEDVEFEGDSERVVERQVAAQIAGADAADIIVRTGAESSTVEATIENVTADDLSAALDAAGYAHGEVRDGVTGTTRAETVRVLQSKINEAGLSGGTVQQVTTATGEHFILVEVPNRDQSDVVDLVGERGTVQIDIYYPTGTDNGSRTYETREAVLTQADFTSIGTAQESQTGSGAFVPVSVRDDPAAEFQTAIQDTGLAQPGGTRCTYMEDGGRNTTEGCLLLVVNGEVVNAFGMSGGLADTMRAGEWAGAPSFQLQTRNTSEAQEIAINLRAGALPARLDLSGEDSGTSSYISPSQGESFKFDSLITGIVAVLAVAGVVFIRYGKPQVALPMIVTGLSEVYILLGFAAAIGYPLDLSVIAGFIAVIGTGVDDLIIIADEVMGEGSVKSRKVFQSRFRRAFWVIGAAAATTIIAMSPLAVLSLGDLQGFAIFTILGVIVGVLVTRPAYGDILRLLLTEDR; this is encoded by the coding sequence ATGAGCACGCTCCGCGACAACTGGCGGGTCATATTCCTCGTCGCGGCCATCCTGCTATCGACGTTCGCCCTCTTCTCGCCGACGATGGGCAATCAGTCCCCAATCGGCGAGGACGACAGCGCGACGAACCTCCAGTTCGGTCTCCAACTCGACGGCGGGACGCGCATCCGCGCGCCGCTCGTCGGCGTCACCGCCGAAGACGTCGAGTTCGAAGGCGACTCCGAGCGCGTCGTCGAACGGCAGGTCGCCGCCCAGATAGCCGGTGCCGACGCCGCGGACATCATCGTCCGCACGGGCGCTGAGTCCAGCACGGTCGAAGCGACCATCGAGAACGTCACGGCCGACGACCTGAGCGCCGCGCTCGACGCCGCGGGCTACGCCCACGGCGAGGTCAGAGACGGCGTCACCGGGACGACCCGCGCCGAGACGGTTCGCGTCCTCCAGTCGAAGATTAACGAGGCCGGCCTCTCCGGCGGGACGGTCCAGCAGGTGACCACGGCGACGGGCGAGCACTTCATCCTCGTCGAGGTCCCCAACCGCGACCAGTCCGACGTCGTCGACCTCGTCGGCGAGCGCGGGACGGTCCAAATCGACATCTACTACCCGACCGGAACGGACAACGGCTCGCGGACCTACGAGACGCGCGAGGCCGTCCTGACGCAGGCCGACTTCACCTCCATCGGGACCGCACAGGAGTCCCAGACCGGAAGCGGGGCGTTCGTCCCCGTCTCCGTCCGCGACGACCCCGCGGCGGAGTTCCAGACGGCAATTCAGGACACCGGCCTCGCCCAACCCGGCGGGACGCGGTGTACCTACATGGAAGACGGCGGTCGGAACACGACCGAGGGCTGTCTCCTGCTCGTCGTCAACGGCGAGGTCGTCAACGCCTTCGGTATGAGCGGCGGGCTCGCCGACACCATGCGGGCCGGCGAGTGGGCCGGAGCGCCGAGCTTCCAGCTCCAGACGCGCAACACGTCCGAGGCGCAGGAAATCGCCATCAACCTTCGCGCCGGTGCGCTGCCGGCCCGCCTCGACCTCTCGGGCGAGGATAGCGGCACCTCGTCGTACATCTCCCCGAGTCAGGGAGAGAGCTTCAAGTTCGACTCGCTCATCACGGGCATCGTCGCGGTGCTCGCGGTCGCGGGCGTCGTCTTCATCCGCTACGGCAAACCGCAGGTCGCCCTGCCGATGATCGTCACCGGCCTCTCCGAGGTGTATATCCTCCTCGGATTCGCCGCGGCCATCGGCTACCCGCTCGACCTTTCCGTCATCGCCGGCTTCATCGCCGTCATCGGGACCGGGGTGGACGACCTCATCATCATCGCCGACGAGGTGATGGGCGAAGGCTCCGTGAAGTCCCGCAAGGTCTTCCAGTCGCGGTTCCGCCGCGCCTTCTGGGTCATCGGTGCCGCCGCCGCGACGACCATCATCGCCATGAGCCCGCTCGCCGTGCTCTCGCTCGGTGACCTCCAGGGCTTCGCCATCTTCACCATCCTCGGCGTCATCGTCGGCGTGCTCGTCACCCGCCCGGCGTACGGTGACATCCTCCGACTCCTCCTGACCGAGGACCGCTGA
- a CDS encoding DUF7511 domain-containing protein — MDDTTLRHDDPDATTTRPDALRRSDAADDELVAIVAPYDDAPDECTIFPAGLTEDELLTTWLSAQEGAYVALAEMR; from the coding sequence ATGGACGATACGACCCTTCGACACGACGACCCGGACGCGACGACGACCCGCCCGGACGCCTTGCGGCGCTCCGACGCCGCGGACGACGAACTCGTCGCTATCGTCGCCCCGTACGACGACGCGCCCGACGAGTGCACCATCTTCCCCGCAGGACTCACAGAAGACGAGCTGCTGACGACGTGGCTCTCCGCCCAGGAAGGCGCGTACGTCGCGCTCGCCGAGATGCGGTAA
- the rnhB gene encoding ribonuclease HII, producing MHIGVDEAGKGPVLGPMVAAAVRGDPDALPDGIADSKRLAPERREELAAELRERDDISVGVAFVEPETIDDPETDMNLLTVRAQVEAAAEVAVDADELVCDAGDVSESRFGRRVREGLAEAGVSVAVRAQHRADDEHAIVGAASIVAKVERDRRVEAIADEYGEVGSGYPSDGTTREFLREYVRDHGILPDCARKSWSTCADLVAAHEQSSLGDF from the coding sequence ATGCACATCGGCGTCGACGAGGCCGGAAAGGGACCCGTGTTGGGTCCGATGGTCGCCGCGGCGGTCCGAGGGGACCCCGACGCCCTCCCGGACGGAATCGCCGACTCGAAGCGCCTCGCCCCCGAGCGGCGCGAGGAACTCGCCGCAGAGCTGCGAGAGCGCGACGACATCTCGGTCGGCGTCGCGTTCGTCGAGCCCGAGACCATCGACGACCCCGAGACGGACATGAACCTGCTGACCGTCCGGGCGCAGGTCGAAGCGGCCGCCGAAGTCGCCGTCGACGCCGACGAACTCGTCTGCGACGCGGGCGACGTGAGCGAGTCCAGATTCGGCCGTCGCGTCCGCGAGGGTCTGGCCGAGGCGGGCGTCTCGGTCGCGGTCCGCGCCCAGCACCGCGCGGACGACGAACACGCCATCGTCGGCGCGGCGAGCATCGTGGCGAAAGTCGAACGCGACCGACGGGTCGAGGCCATCGCTGACGAGTACGGCGAGGTCGGAAGCGGCTATCCGAGCGACGGGACGACCCGCGAGTTCCTGCGGGAGTACGTCCGCGATCACGGCATTCTGCCGGACTGCGCGCGGAAGTCGTGGTCGACGTGCGCCGACCTCGTGGCCGCGCACGAACAGTCGTCACTAGGGGATTTCTGA
- a CDS encoding tRNA pseudouridine(54/55) synthase Pus10, translating into MSILEDARALAESGPVCDACLGRAFAERSFGLTNAERGKSLRVAAALDDDEPYEAVDTEDCWVCEGACAEFDDWAERCAEAIEDVEVETYQVGTRAPPLVEENELLLREGAGLPEDAGELFKSEFNREVGKRVGRLTGTEVDFTRPDVQFLLDIEADTVEAQLNSAFVYGRYRKLARDIPQTEWPCRECDGSGYKGKEPCDYCGGSGYLYEDSVEGFVAPVVTDVMDGVDAKFHGAGREDVDALMLGTGRPFVVEIMEPRRRTVDVEQLEGDINAMADGEIEVEGLRLATYDMVERVKKLDASKEYRAAVEFDDDVTDAELAAALDELTGATIEQYTPNRVDHRRASITRTRHVYDATGDLEDPRHATVEIHGEGGLYIKELVSGDEGRTNPSLAGILDTGAVVTALDVIAVEGEDEPFEDDAFFKD; encoded by the coding sequence ATGAGCATCCTTGAGGACGCGCGAGCGCTCGCGGAGAGCGGGCCGGTCTGCGACGCCTGTCTGGGCCGGGCCTTCGCCGAGCGCAGTTTCGGGCTGACGAACGCCGAGCGGGGCAAGTCGCTCCGGGTCGCCGCCGCCCTCGACGACGACGAACCGTACGAGGCCGTCGACACCGAGGACTGCTGGGTCTGCGAGGGAGCCTGCGCCGAGTTCGACGACTGGGCCGAGCGCTGTGCAGAGGCCATCGAGGACGTGGAAGTCGAGACGTACCAGGTCGGCACCCGCGCGCCGCCGCTCGTCGAGGAGAACGAACTGCTCCTCCGCGAGGGCGCGGGGCTCCCCGAGGACGCCGGCGAACTGTTCAAATCCGAGTTCAACCGCGAGGTCGGAAAGCGCGTGGGCCGACTCACCGGCACCGAGGTGGACTTCACCCGCCCCGACGTGCAGTTCCTCCTCGACATCGAAGCCGACACCGTCGAGGCGCAACTCAACTCCGCGTTCGTCTACGGGCGCTACCGGAAGCTCGCCCGCGACATCCCGCAGACCGAGTGGCCCTGCCGCGAGTGCGACGGCTCGGGCTACAAGGGTAAAGAGCCGTGCGACTACTGCGGCGGCTCCGGCTACCTCTACGAGGACAGCGTCGAGGGCTTCGTCGCCCCCGTCGTGACGGACGTGATGGACGGCGTCGACGCGAAGTTCCACGGCGCGGGCCGCGAGGACGTGGACGCGCTCATGCTCGGCACGGGCCGACCGTTCGTGGTCGAAATCATGGAGCCGCGTCGCCGCACCGTCGACGTCGAACAGCTCGAAGGCGACATCAACGCGATGGCCGACGGCGAAATCGAGGTCGAGGGGCTCCGACTCGCCACCTACGACATGGTCGAGCGCGTGAAGAAACTCGACGCGAGCAAGGAGTACCGCGCCGCCGTCGAGTTCGACGACGACGTGACCGACGCGGAACTGGCGGCCGCGCTGGACGAACTCACCGGCGCGACCATCGAGCAGTACACCCCCAACCGCGTGGACCACCGCCGCGCGAGCATCACCCGCACCCGCCACGTCTACGACGCCACCGGCGACCTCGAAGACCCGCGCCACGCGACCGTCGAAATCCACGGCGAGGGCGGCCTCTACATCAAGGAACTCGTCTCCGGCGACGAGGGCCGAACCAACCCGAGCCTCGCCGGCATCCTCGACACGGGCGCGGTCGTCACCGCGCTCGACGTCATCGCGGTCGAAGGCGAGGACGAGCCGTTCGAGGACGACGCGTTCTTCAAGGACTGA
- a CDS encoding DMT family transporter, translating to MSINTQTNRTLALFATIAVLWGTSFMAIEVGLDALPPVLFAALRYDVAGVVLFGYGLLAAEDWRPRGRDEWLVVFVGGALLIGAHFSLLFSGQRYVTSGVSAIVISLAPVLTPLFAWPMLPEERLDAFGFLGVLLGLAGTVVIALASGSVGGQLFGVLLLFLAAAAWAFGSVLVKRLPGNPPVVPMQSWMMLIGAAMLHVTSPVLGEPGLASVAWTPVVVAALLFLAVLCSAVGFIAYFVLLDRIGAVEISLVNYVTPVVAAVTGWAFLGERLGPVTVAGFALILAGFAFMKRDALGPLGRRFGVRVGLVAPAPAADPDGLPADD from the coding sequence GTGTCTATCAATACGCAAACGAATCGGACGCTCGCACTGTTCGCGACCATCGCGGTCCTCTGGGGGACCTCCTTTATGGCTATCGAGGTCGGACTCGACGCCCTCCCGCCCGTGCTGTTCGCCGCCCTCCGGTACGACGTGGCCGGCGTCGTGCTGTTCGGCTACGGCCTGCTCGCGGCGGAGGACTGGCGGCCCCGCGGCCGCGACGAGTGGCTCGTCGTCTTCGTCGGCGGCGCGCTCCTCATCGGCGCGCACTTCTCGCTTCTGTTCTCCGGCCAGCGGTACGTGACGAGCGGCGTCTCGGCCATCGTCATCAGCCTCGCGCCCGTCCTCACGCCGCTTTTCGCGTGGCCGATGCTCCCCGAAGAGCGCCTCGACGCGTTCGGCTTCCTCGGCGTCTTGCTGGGGCTGGCCGGAACGGTGGTCATCGCCCTCGCGTCCGGGTCGGTCGGCGGCCAACTCTTCGGCGTCCTCTTGCTGTTTCTCGCCGCCGCGGCGTGGGCGTTCGGCTCGGTACTCGTCAAGCGACTTCCCGGCAACCCGCCGGTCGTTCCGATGCAGTCGTGGATGATGCTCATCGGCGCGGCCATGCTCCACGTCACGAGCCCCGTCCTCGGCGAACCCGGCCTCGCGAGCGTGGCGTGGACGCCCGTCGTCGTCGCCGCGCTGCTGTTTTTGGCCGTGCTGTGCAGCGCCGTCGGCTTCATCGCCTACTTCGTCCTGCTCGACCGCATCGGCGCGGTCGAAATCAGCCTCGTCAACTACGTCACGCCGGTCGTCGCCGCCGTCACCGGCTGGGCGTTCCTCGGCGAGCGCCTCGGCCCCGTCACCGTCGCCGGCTTTGCGCTCATCCTCGCCGGCTTCGCGTTCATGAAGCGCGACGCGCTCGGCCCGCTTGGGCGGCGCTTCGGCGTCCGCGTCGGCCTCGTCGCGCCCGCACCGGCGGCCGACCCGGACGGACTGCCGGCTGACGACTGA
- a CDS encoding twin-arginine translocation signal domain-containing protein produces the protein MERRTFLKSVATTGALLTTAGCMGGGSESQPTADTETGNETGNSTTGETTTEAEPAEVPSPELTFRTNSGVLRVVHMGGEKITDEGTDEVYVTVDDERTATWVADGDKGGEFPVSVGNFLEIESAESGSTVEVVWVGSEGAEEVLATHEVGAGETATTTTTNETATNETTTNETATNETTTTTATETTTSSGNETSN, from the coding sequence ATGGAACGACGAACCTTCCTGAAGAGCGTCGCCACGACGGGAGCCCTCCTCACCACCGCCGGTTGTATGGGCGGTGGCTCCGAGTCGCAGCCGACCGCGGATACCGAGACGGGCAACGAGACCGGCAACAGTACGACTGGCGAGACGACGACCGAGGCCGAACCGGCCGAGGTCCCGTCGCCGGAACTCACCTTCCGCACGAACAGCGGCGTCCTCCGCGTCGTCCACATGGGCGGCGAGAAAATCACCGACGAGGGAACGGACGAGGTCTACGTCACCGTCGACGACGAGCGCACCGCGACGTGGGTCGCTGACGGCGACAAGGGCGGGGAGTTCCCCGTCTCGGTCGGTAACTTCCTCGAAATCGAGTCCGCAGAAAGCGGCTCGACGGTCGAGGTCGTCTGGGTCGGCAGCGAGGGTGCCGAAGAGGTCCTCGCGACTCACGAGGTCGGTGCCGGGGAGACCGCGACGACGACGACCACGAACGAAACCGCGACGAACGAGACGACCACGAACGAAACCGCGACGAACGAGACGACCACGACGACGGCGACCGAGACGACCACGTCGTCCGGCAACGAGACCAGCAACTGA
- the aceB gene encoding malate synthase AceB has product MTERRHDREFVRTFFTSPTAVEGEDDSAKMLRRAAGLRGMQAPDVWVPDNEDATAPSMRDEGAENIVEVISEQGAEFPGEIHPRMVWHRDSPETRYQGFQHMLDITDPERGAVEHIHGFVIPEVGGIDDWKKADEFFTIVEHEHGLDEGSLAMSVIIESGEAELAMGDLRDEMGKPTNNLERLFLLVDGEVDYTKDMRAMTPTGELPAWPELRHNTSRGASAAGCVAVDGPYDDIRDVEGYRERMTDNQAKGMLGIWSLTPGQVVEANTSPLPPKTGSWLLDADGEEVELASEDGVEAYDGDRLSLEATDGGYELRVGGDARELTADELREELLGLTSYVPSMDDIVDSMEEFEAAKEAGRGAIAMTQSATLRIGGTEIDIEKDRMWDEATYQAAMTPISLFQDVYENRPDQHEELEERYGAGVVERAMEVGL; this is encoded by the coding sequence ATGACTGAGCGCAGACACGACAGGGAGTTCGTGCGGACGTTCTTCACCTCGCCGACGGCCGTCGAGGGCGAAGACGACTCCGCGAAGATGCTCCGACGGGCGGCCGGCCTCCGCGGGATGCAAGCGCCCGACGTGTGGGTCCCCGACAACGAGGACGCCACCGCGCCGTCGATGCGCGACGAGGGAGCCGAGAACATCGTCGAAGTCATCTCCGAACAGGGCGCGGAGTTCCCGGGCGAGATTCACCCCCGGATGGTCTGGCACCGCGACAGCCCCGAGACCCGATATCAGGGCTTCCAGCACATGCTCGACATCACCGACCCCGAGCGCGGGGCGGTCGAGCACATCCACGGCTTCGTCATCCCCGAGGTCGGCGGCATCGACGACTGGAAGAAGGCCGACGAGTTCTTCACCATCGTCGAGCACGAGCACGGCCTCGACGAGGGGAGCCTCGCCATGTCGGTCATCATCGAGAGCGGCGAGGCCGAACTCGCCATGGGCGACCTCCGCGACGAGATGGGCAAGCCGACGAACAACCTCGAACGGCTGTTCCTCCTCGTCGACGGCGAGGTCGACTACACGAAGGACATGCGCGCCATGACGCCGACGGGCGAACTCCCGGCGTGGCCGGAGCTTCGACACAACACCTCGCGCGGGGCCAGCGCCGCCGGCTGTGTCGCCGTGGACGGCCCCTACGACGACATCCGCGACGTGGAGGGCTACCGCGAGCGCATGACCGACAATCAGGCGAAGGGGATGCTCGGCATCTGGTCGCTCACGCCCGGACAGGTCGTCGAGGCAAACACCTCGCCGCTCCCGCCGAAGACCGGCAGTTGGCTCCTCGACGCGGACGGCGAGGAGGTCGAACTCGCGTCCGAGGACGGCGTCGAGGCGTACGACGGCGACCGCCTCTCGCTCGAAGCCACCGACGGCGGCTACGAACTCCGCGTTGGCGGCGACGCGCGGGAGCTCACCGCCGACGAACTCCGCGAGGAACTGCTGGGTCTGACCTCGTACGTCCCGAGCATGGACGACATCGTCGACTCCATGGAGGAGTTCGAGGCGGCCAAGGAGGCCGGCCGCGGCGCTATCGCCATGACGCAGTCCGCGACGCTCCGCATCGGCGGCACCGAAATCGACATCGAAAAAGACCGGATGTGGGACGAAGCGACCTATCAGGCCGCGATGACGCCCATCAGCCTGTTCCAAGACGTGTACGAGAACCGCCCGGACCAACACGAAGAACTGGAAGAACGCTACGGCGCGGGCGTCGTCGAGCGCGCGATGGAGGTGGGTCTGTAA
- the aceA gene encoding isocitrate lyase: MNPTELDSDVFAQDVDNQKARELREMLNTQDFVFAPGMYHALDARLAEMTGHDAAYMSGYSTVLGQFGFPDLEMVTMTEMVENAKRMVEATNLPVIADCDTGYGGIHNVRRAVREYEKAGVAAVHIEDQTTPKRCGHIAGKQIVSREKAKARFEAAVDAKQSEDTVVIARTDAYGSSNGDWDEHVERGRIYADAGVDIVWPEMPNPSREDAVAYAEEIHETHPDLKLAFNYSSSFAWSEEEDPLTFQELGDLGYKYIFITLFGLHSGAHAVYEDFKKLAEQDEEGQFDLEQRYLDHPTESHHELSFVSRYQDIETEFDPEARRRIEESEGFSEEQADPITSNDDD, from the coding sequence ATGAATCCGACCGAACTCGACAGCGACGTCTTCGCACAGGATGTTGACAACCAGAAGGCCCGCGAACTGCGGGAGATGCTGAACACGCAGGACTTCGTGTTCGCCCCCGGCATGTACCACGCGCTCGACGCCCGCCTCGCCGAGATGACGGGCCACGACGCCGCCTACATGTCCGGCTACTCGACCGTCCTCGGGCAGTTCGGCTTCCCCGACCTGGAGATGGTCACGATGACCGAGATGGTCGAGAACGCAAAGCGCATGGTCGAGGCGACGAACTTGCCGGTCATCGCCGACTGCGACACGGGCTACGGCGGCATCCACAACGTCCGCCGCGCCGTCCGCGAGTACGAGAAGGCCGGCGTCGCCGCCGTCCACATCGAAGACCAGACGACGCCCAAGCGCTGCGGCCACATCGCGGGCAAGCAAATCGTCTCCCGCGAGAAGGCCAAGGCTCGCTTCGAGGCCGCCGTCGACGCCAAGCAGTCGGAGGACACGGTCGTCATCGCCCGCACCGACGCCTACGGCTCTTCGAACGGAGACTGGGACGAGCACGTCGAGCGCGGCCGCATCTACGCCGACGCCGGCGTCGACATCGTCTGGCCCGAGATGCCGAACCCCTCGCGCGAGGACGCCGTCGCCTACGCCGAGGAGATTCACGAGACGCATCCGGACCTGAAGCTCGCGTTCAACTACTCGTCGTCGTTCGCGTGGTCCGAAGAGGAGGACCCGTTGACGTTCCAAGAGCTGGGCGACCTCGGCTACAAGTACATCTTCATCACGCTGTTCGGCCTCCACTCGGGCGCGCACGCCGTCTACGAGGACTTCAAGAAGCTCGCCGAACAGGACGAGGAAGGCCAGTTCGACCTCGAACAGCGCTACCTCGACCACCCGACCGAGAGCCACCACGAGCTGTCGTTCGTCTCGCGGTACCAGGACATCGAGACGGAGTTCGACCCCGAGGCGCGCCGCCGCATCGAGGAGTCCGAAGGGTTCAGCGAGGAGCAGGCCGACCCCATCACGAGCAACGACGATGACTGA
- a CDS encoding ABC transporter ATP-binding protein translates to MASAIEIRDLTKSYGDVRALDGVDLDVPEGSFFGLLGPNGAGKTTFINILVGLVRKTGGEASVFGYDVEDDYREARDRIGLAPQEFNVDRFFPIREVLEHKAGYHGIPHDEAAERADEVLKRVGIYDKRDTRFDWLSGGMKRRFMLARALITDPDLLILDEPTAGVDVQLRHELWETIVDLNDSGTTILLTTHYIEEAERLCDEVAILDSGSVVEVASPEELMDRGTDDIVVQLRDPPTAVPDFAADDDRVEAVELDGTRLVVTAQQGGLVAPDVVQALDRQGHELVDLEISRTSLEEVFVEMTRQGEGRATAEVEQ, encoded by the coding sequence ATGGCATCTGCGATTGAGATACGCGACTTGACGAAGTCCTACGGCGACGTCCGCGCCCTCGACGGCGTCGATCTCGACGTTCCCGAGGGGTCGTTCTTCGGGCTGTTGGGGCCGAACGGGGCGGGGAAGACGACGTTCATCAACATCCTCGTCGGTCTCGTTCGCAAGACCGGCGGTGAGGCGAGCGTCTTCGGCTACGACGTGGAAGACGACTACCGCGAGGCCCGCGACCGCATCGGCCTCGCACCGCAGGAGTTCAACGTGGACCGCTTTTTCCCCATCCGCGAAGTGCTCGAACACAAGGCGGGCTACCACGGAATTCCGCACGACGAGGCCGCAGAGCGCGCCGACGAGGTGCTCAAGCGCGTCGGCATCTACGACAAGCGCGACACCCGCTTCGACTGGCTCTCCGGCGGGATGAAACGCCGGTTCATGCTCGCGCGGGCGCTCATCACCGACCCCGACCTGCTCATCCTCGACGAGCCAACCGCCGGGGTCGACGTGCAACTGCGCCACGAACTCTGGGAGACCATCGTCGACCTCAACGACAGCGGGACGACCATCCTCCTTACGACCCACTACATCGAGGAGGCCGAACGCCTCTGCGACGAGGTCGCCATCCTCGACTCCGGGTCCGTCGTCGAGGTCGCCAGCCCCGAGGAACTGATGGACCGCGGCACCGACGACATCGTCGTCCAACTCCGCGACCCGCCGACCGCAGTCCCCGACTTCGCGGCCGACGACGACCGCGTCGAGGCCGTCGAACTCGACGGCACCCGCCTCGTCGTGACGGCCCAGCAGGGCGGTCTCGTCGCCCCCGACGTGGTGCAGGCGCTCGACCGGCAGGGCCACGAACTCGTCGACCTCGAAATCTCGCGCACGTCGCTCGAAGAGGTGTTCGTCGAGATGACGAGACAGGGCGAGGGCCGCGCCACCGCGGAGGTCGAGCAATGA